The DNA region CAGTTCCTTCACGAGAACGGGCATCCCGCCGCTACCGGTGCCGCCGCCGAGACCGGCGACGACGAAGATGGCTTCCGCCTCGGCGGTGATGCGGCCGTCGAGCTCACCCATCACCTCGCGGGCGTCCGACTGCATCACTTCCGCGCCGAGTTCGTTGTCGCCGCCGACGCCGTGACCGCTGACGCGGTCCTGGCCGACGAGCACCGTGTCGAGCGGGAGGGGTTGGAGGTCTGCTTTCGCGCTGTTGACTGCAAGTGCGCCTCGGACTGCGCCGAAGCCCATCCGTGAGTCGAACTCAGCCAGCGCCGTGGCGAGTTTCCCGCCAGCCTGGCCTACACCTATCAGGACGGTTTTCATACCTCCTTCTATCGGGGTCACGTCTTCAAACTTCCCCCAGAGACTTATGAGAGAAAACGAGTCCACGTCGTAACACGATGGAGGAAGAAACCGCACGCGGAGACAGCTATTCCGACCACGAAACTCGTCTCAGTCGCCTCGAATCGCGTCTCGGCGCCGTCGAACGAACCGCGACGGGGACGGAGACGCCAGTCGCCGACCTCTCCGACGCCGCCGAGCTGGACGTGCGACTCACCGCCGTCGAAGAGAGCGTCTCGGACCTCGACGACCGCCTCTCCGAGCTCGACGCCGCGGTACAGGCGCTTCGTGGGTACGTCGGCGGCGTTCGAGCGGTCAACCGCGACGTCAAGCGCCGCGCCGACGCCGCCCTCGCCGCCGTGGAGTCGCTAGAACGTCGGCGCGCGGAGACCGACGTGATCGACGAACTCGCTGCAAACGTCGAGAGCACGACCGCGATGCGCGAATCGCCGCCGGACGACGACACCGGAGAAGAGACGAGCGCGGAGTCGAACGAGGGACTCGCCGCACGGCTCCGAGAGACGTGGTGATTCGACTCGTCGTCACCGTCGCGCTCGCGGTCGTGCTCACCGCCGCGTCGCTCCCCGCCGTCGACGCGGCCCGCGACGACCGGACGGCGACTCACCTCGACGGCGAACTCGTCCGGGTCGTCGACGCCGCGCGGGACCTCCCCGAGACCGAGGACGCGACGAGCGACGAATCGCTGGCCGCGCGCCGCGTCGTCTCCGTCCGGATTCCCGAGCGGTCGCTGACGAACGCGCACGTCGACTACGTCGAACTCGACGGCAGCGGCGGTTCGACTGCCCGCCCGTCGCTCAGCTACCGACTCGGCGGCCACGAGGAGGCGAGCTATCGTCTCGCGGAACCCGTGTTCGCGACACCGGGCGGCCCGCTCCGCCTCTCGGCGTCGGGCACGCACCGACTCCGTCTCTCGTTGCTCGAACGCGGCGGTCGACCGGTGGTGGCGGTCGGGCGTCTCGACCCCCGAACGACGTCCGACGGCGGCGGCACGGGCTGAAGTTCAAGTAGGGAGAGGCGACCACCCCACCGCATGCGA from Haloprofundus halobius includes:
- a CDS encoding DUF7310 family coiled-coil domain-containing protein; this translates as MEEETARGDSYSDHETRLSRLESRLGAVERTATGTETPVADLSDAAELDVRLTAVEESVSDLDDRLSELDAAVQALRGYVGGVRAVNRDVKRRADAALAAVESLERRRAETDVIDELAANVESTTAMRESPPDDDTGEETSAESNEGLAARLRETW
- a CDS encoding DUF7311 family protein → MIRLVVTVALAVVLTAASLPAVDAARDDRTATHLDGELVRVVDAARDLPETEDATSDESLAARRVVSVRIPERSLTNAHVDYVELDGSGGSTARPSLSYRLGGHEEASYRLAEPVFATPGGPLRLSASGTHRLRLSLLERGGRPVVAVGRLDPRTTSDGGGTG